AGACCAGAGCCGATGAATGTGTTGGAGGTCGGGCAGTGGATAACGGACGCTCCGACCTCGGCCAGACGCGCCCGCTCGCGCGGCTCCAGGTGAATGGCATGACCGTAGAGGCCACGCGCACCCAGAAGACCATGCGCCTCGTAGGTGTCCAGATAATCCCGGGCCTCTGGAAAAAGCGACACAACCTTTTGAATTTCTTCTGTTTGTTCCGATAGATGCGTTTGCATGAGACAATCCGGATGCTCGGCCCACAATGTCCCTATCGACTCTAGTTGTTCCGGGGTGGATGTGGGCGAAAAGCGGGGTGTGATGGCATAGCTCAGCCGATCTGTCCCATGCCAACGCTCAATCAGCGCTTTGCTGTCGTCGTAAGCCGATTGCGCGGTGTCACACAGCTCTGTAGGCGCGCCGCGATCCATGCAGGTTTTGCCCGCCACGGCTCGTAGTCCACGCATCTGCGCCTCGGCAAAGAACGCCTCCAAACTGGCCGAGTGGCTGGTGCAAAAGCTCGCCACAGTGGTTGTTCCATTGGCCAGTGTCAGGTCAAAATACCGTGCCGCAATCTGACGCGCATAGTCCGGATCGTGGAACTTCATCTCTTCGGGAAAAGTGTACTGCTCCAGCCAATCCAAAAGCCGCTTGCCCCAGGATGCGATGATTGCCGTCTGTGGATAATGCACATGCGCGTCGACAAATCCCGGCGAGATGAGATGTTTGTCAAATCGGTGGATTTCGGCCTCTGGCGCGGCCTGACGTAAGCTGTCCAGCGTCCCAACATCCGCCACAGACCCATCGCGCACAAGCGCCGCCTCTTCGATCCGAGCTGACTCTGCCGCAGGCACCTCAAACGGTGAGGCGATAAAGCACAGCACATGTCCGGTGATGATTTGTGCGCCCGCCATGACGTCCCTTTGCTGCACTTAGCCCCGGACACAGGATACGCACAGCCGCATGTGCCGTAAATGCACGACTTGGCGTTGTTTTTCGCGCCCTCATTCCGTAAAGCTTGCGGCAGAGGGAGAGGGCGCGCATGGCCGAAGAGCTGCAGGATATCGAAGAGACGGCCGAGCGCGACGACGATGCCTATGTGCTGGATCGTCAGGCCGTGGCGCGCATCATCTATGCGGTGGACATTGGCGATCAGGCCATGCTCTGGGCTGAGTTGGAGCCGCTGCACCCCGCTGACATCGCCGACCTTCTGGAGCAGATCAACGCCTTTGACCGCCGCCGCTTGATCGAGCTTTACGGGCACGAGTTTGACGGCGACGTCCTCACCGAGCTTGACGAGAGCATCCGTGAAGAAGTGATTTCGATCCTGCGTCCCGAGGTTCTGGCCGAGGCGGTGCGGGAACTGGAATCTGATGACGTTGTGGACCTCGTGGAAGACCTCGAAGAGGGGCAGGCCGCGGCCATTCTGGACGTGCTCGAAGACAGCGACCGGACGCTGGTTGAACAATCTCTCACCTATCCCGAGTATTCTGCAGGGCGCTTGATGCAGCGCGAAGTTGTCATGGCGCCAGAGCACTGGAATGTCGGAGAAGCCATTGATTTCATTCGGAACCAGGAAGAGCTGCCGGATCAGTTCTACCACGTCACACTGGTCGACCCGCGCCTGAAACCCGTCGGCAATGTGACCTTGGGCAAGCTCATGTCGTCACGTCGCGAAGTCATGCTCAGCTCTATCGTCGAAGACACCTTTCACACGATCCCCGTGGCGCAGGATGAGGGCGACGTGGCTTATGCGTTCAACCAGTACCACCTGATTTCCGCCCCCGTGGTTGATGAGGATGAGCGGCTGGTCGGCGTGATCACCATCGATGACGCCATGGCCGTGCTGGATGATGAGCACGAAGAAGACATCTTGCGTCTGGCCGGTGTGAGCGAAGAGGGCTCGCTAAGTGACCGGGTCATCGACACGACGAAACGGCGGTTTCCATGGTTGGCAGTAAATCTTGTCACGGCCATCTTTGCGTCTCTGGTCATTGCCCAGTTCGAAGCGGCCATTGCGCAGATCGTGGCGTTGGCCGTTCTGATGCCCATCGTGGCCTCGATGGGCGGCAATGCCGGCACCCAAAGTCTGACGGTTGCGGTGCGCGCCATCGCCACCAAGGACCTCACCGGGTCAAACGTCTGGCGCTTTATCCGGAGAGAGGTGCTGGTGGGGCTGGTCAATGGCGTGATCTTTGCAGTGGTGATGGGGATCGTTGGCGTTTTGTGGTTCGGCGGACCGGAGCTTGGATATGTCATTGGAGCCGCCATGGTGATCAACATGGTCATGGCCGGGCTTGCAGGTACAGTCATCCCGGTCATGCTCGAACGTATCGGCATTGACCCCGCACTTGCGTCAGGGGCTTTTGTGACCACGGTCACGGATGTCGTTGGTTTCTTTGCCTTTCTCGGGCTGGCCGCTATGGTGCTGTTATGAGTGATCTTACGGCGATCAAGGCCGAGGCCCGCAAGGCGGCCTTTGCCCGGCGTAAGACGGCACATGAGGCCGCACCGCCTGGTGCGGCGGGGCTGTTGTCGCAGGTTTTGGCCGGATATCGTGGCGTGCCACTGGCGGGTTACATGCCCATTCGCACAGAGATAGACCCGTTGCCCGCCATGGCCGAGGCGGCGGCACATGGCCCTGTAGGCGTGC
This DNA window, taken from Roseovarius sp. S88, encodes the following:
- the guaD gene encoding guanine deaminase produces the protein MAGAQIITGHVLCFIASPFEVPAAESARIEEAALVRDGSVADVGTLDSLRQAAPEAEIHRFDKHLISPGFVDAHVHYPQTAIIASWGKRLLDWLEQYTFPEEMKFHDPDYARQIAARYFDLTLANGTTTVASFCTSHSASLEAFFAEAQMRGLRAVAGKTCMDRGAPTELCDTAQSAYDDSKALIERWHGTDRLSYAITPRFSPTSTPEQLESIGTLWAEHPDCLMQTHLSEQTEEIQKVVSLFPEARDYLDTYEAHGLLGARGLYGHAIHLEPRERARLAEVGASVIHCPTSNTFIGSGLFDLAARVADGISVGLATDTGGGSSFSMLRTMAAAYEIAQLSGAAVHPAQLWWLATAGSSRALHMSDKIGTIAPGMEADLVAIDLDSTPGISQRSARAEDIWEAVFPTIMMGDDRAVKAVWVEGKRIEMDACKTQNF
- the mgtE gene encoding magnesium transporter, whose amino-acid sequence is MAEELQDIEETAERDDDAYVLDRQAVARIIYAVDIGDQAMLWAELEPLHPADIADLLEQINAFDRRRLIELYGHEFDGDVLTELDESIREEVISILRPEVLAEAVRELESDDVVDLVEDLEEGQAAAILDVLEDSDRTLVEQSLTYPEYSAGRLMQREVVMAPEHWNVGEAIDFIRNQEELPDQFYHVTLVDPRLKPVGNVTLGKLMSSRREVMLSSIVEDTFHTIPVAQDEGDVAYAFNQYHLISAPVVDEDERLVGVITIDDAMAVLDDEHEEDILRLAGVSEEGSLSDRVIDTTKRRFPWLAVNLVTAIFASLVIAQFEAAIAQIVALAVLMPIVASMGGNAGTQSLTVAVRAIATKDLTGSNVWRFIRREVLVGLVNGVIFAVVMGIVGVLWFGGPELGYVIGAAMVINMVMAGLAGTVIPVMLERIGIDPALASGAFVTTVTDVVGFFAFLGLAAMVLL